In Cryptomeria japonica chromosome 10, Sugi_1.0, whole genome shotgun sequence, a genomic segment contains:
- the LOC131045523 gene encoding ethylene-responsive transcription factor ERF039-like, with amino-acid sequence MEQPLGYEIRGQESKPYRLKEAIYGLKKATWAWYNNIDSYLMGNGFMGVTGKQAYSANANRSGTKHPTYIGMRKRKWGLWVSEIREPVKEKRIWLGSFRSPEMTARVHDAAAFALRGKSANFNFPDSIHSLPCPATSSATDIQAAAVQAAYSSSQQPEKQITQLFSNMNSDDITNAILGLELFP; translated from the exons ATGGAGCAACCCCTTGGTTATGAAATTCGAGGTCAAGAAAGCAAGCCGTATAGACTAAAGGAGGCTATTTATGGGCTGAAGAAAGCTACATGGGCATGGTACAATAATATTGACTCATATTTGATGGGCAATGGCTTTATGGGCGTG ACGGGTAAACAAGCTTATAGTGCAAATGCAAATAGGAGTGGGACAAAACATCCTACATATATAGGTATGAGAAAGAGAAAGTGGGGTTTGTGGGTGTCAGAAATTAGAGAGCCGGTGAAGGAGAAGAGAATATGGCTTGGCTCATTTCGCTCACCAGAGATGACAGCTCGTGTACATGATGCAGCTGCTTTTGCTTTAAGAGGGAAGTCAGCCAATTTCAATTTCCCTGACTCGATTCACTCCCTTCCTTGCCCTGCAACTTCCTCTGCAACAGATATTCAGGCTGCTGCTGTCCAAGCTGCATACTCTTCTTCTCAACAGCCAGAGAAACAAATAACACAGCTATTTTCCAACATGAACAGTGATGATATTACCAATGCTATTCTTGGTTTAGAGCTCTTTCCATAG